In Sphingobacterium zeae, one genomic interval encodes:
- a CDS encoding class I SAM-dependent methyltransferase: MDKNSIDRFTDRVVDYEKFRPNYPKEIIQVLKEQIGLHKQWLVADIGSGTGLSTQLFLENGNNVFAVEPNREMRESLLHHFKTYRNLIAVNATAEDTTIESGCVDLIFAGQSFHWFDRQACRKEFDRILSENGHMVIVWNQRDPSDAFQQEYEHFLRSHIPSYQPVSHKNISDDDLKHFFGTRAMKKITLPNQQILDLRSFLGRVRSSSYFPKEQDKNKTLYDDLRILFDKYAISDRIVFRYITEIYIS; the protein is encoded by the coding sequence ATGGACAAAAATAGTATTGATAGATTCACAGACAGGGTTGTCGATTATGAAAAATTTAGACCCAATTACCCCAAGGAGATTATTCAGGTGCTAAAAGAACAGATCGGGTTACATAAGCAATGGTTGGTCGCCGATATTGGCAGCGGCACCGGTCTCTCTACTCAACTCTTTCTCGAAAATGGAAATAACGTTTTTGCCGTAGAACCCAATCGTGAAATGCGTGAATCTTTATTGCATCATTTTAAAACCTATAGGAATCTAATTGCAGTGAATGCCACTGCCGAAGACACAACCATTGAGTCCGGATGTGTTGATCTTATTTTTGCCGGACAATCGTTCCATTGGTTCGACCGGCAGGCATGTCGAAAAGAGTTTGACCGTATTCTTTCTGAAAATGGACATATGGTAATCGTCTGGAACCAGCGCGATCCCTCGGATGCCTTTCAGCAAGAGTATGAACACTTTTTACGCAGTCATATCCCCAGTTATCAACCGGTCAGCCACAAAAATATTAGTGATGACGATCTTAAACACTTTTTTGGAACCCGGGCAATGAAAAAGATAACTTTGCCAAATCAACAGATCTTAGACCTCCGATCTTTTTTGGGAAGAGTGCGTTCATCGTCCTATTTCCCAAAAGAACAAGACAAAAATAAAACGTTGTATGATGATCTCCGTATTCTCTTTGATAAGTATGCAATATCCGATCGTATCGTATTTAGGTATATAACTGAAATATATATCAGTTAA